A stretch of DNA from Allomeiothermus silvanus DSM 9946:
GCACGCCACAACTATCCTGGCCGTTCGCAAGAACGGCCAGACCGCGATCGCCGGGGATGGTCAGGTCACCCTGGGCCAGACCATCATGAAGACCTCCGCCATCAAGGTACGCCGGTTAGAGGTAGGCAGCGGCATCCTGGTGGGTTTTGCTGGAGCTGTGGCAGACGCCCTGACTCTATTGGAGAAGTTCGAGGAGGCTTTGGGAATCGCCAAGGGCAATCTGCCCCGGGCGGCAGTCGAGACGGTCAAGAGGTGGCGCACCGACCGGGTGCTTAGGAACCT
This window harbors:
- the hslV gene encoding ATP-dependent protease subunit HslV; the encoded protein is MEPMHATTILAVRKNGQTAIAGDGQVTLGQTIMKTSAIKVRRLEVGSGILVGFAGAVADALTLLEKFEEALGIAKGNLPRAAVETVKRWRTDRVLRNLEAMLIVADVENLLLLSGNGEVLSPDEPVLAVGSGGPYALSAAKALLRYSELPAADIARESIQIAGEIDLYTTGNPTVLVVGEGA